A stretch of Rhinopithecus roxellana isolate Shanxi Qingling chromosome 12, ASM756505v1, whole genome shotgun sequence DNA encodes these proteins:
- the NUDT19 gene encoding LOW QUALITY PROTEIN: nucleoside diphosphate-linked moiety X motif 19 (The sequence of the model RefSeq protein was modified relative to this genomic sequence to represent the inferred CDS: inserted 1 base in 1 codon): MSSSLRPVPSRWRRAASIVLAAGWTRPETATPPSRPPPAEGFRLLLLQRSPHQGFMPGAHVFPGGVLDAADRSADWLGLFAPHHGPPGFGLGPAPFSRAAFPSPPDTGDSNADNTGALPEDVAFRICAVREAFEEAGVLLLRPRTSPPGPAPXPGLALEPPPGLAAWRARVRRDPRHFLRLCAHLDCTPDIWALHNWSAWLTPFFRSATRRFDTAFFLCCLREPPPVYPDWAEVVGYQWSSPSETTESFLSKEIWLAPPQFYEVRRLANFASFSDLHKFCLGRALEGLERWLPIILLTADGMVHLLPGDELYLEDSDFLENLMSTEKKTEEIMKEGKQFHRIVIHNRHLYDIHVTVQSKHKHVYPKNSVVSKSHL; the protein is encoded by the exons ATGAGCAGCTCCCTGCGGCCGGTCCCCAGCCGCTGGCGGCGGGCGGCCAGCATCGTCCTGGCGGCAGGCTGGACGCGCCCAGAGACTGCCACCCCGCCGTCGCGCCCGCCGCCCGCCGAGGGCTttcggctgctgctgctgcagcgcTCCCCGCACCAAGGCTTCATGCCGGGCGCGCACGTCTTCCCGGGCGGAGTGCTGGACGCAGCCGACCGCTCGGCGGACTGGCTGGGCCTCTTCGCGCCGCACCATGGGCCGCCAGGCTTCGGCCTGGGCCCAGCGCCATTCAGCCGGGCCGCTTTCCCGTCGCCGCCCGACACCGGTGACAGCAACGCCGACAACACTGGGGCGCTGCCTGAGGACGTAGCCTTCCGCATCTGCGCCGTGCGCGAGGCCTTCGAGGAGGCGGGTGTGCTGCTGCTGCGGCCCAGGACTTCCCCGCCTGGCCCAGCAC GGCCCGGCCTCGCCCTGGAGCCGCCCCCTGGCCTGGCAGCCTGGCGCGCCCGCGTGCGCCGGGACCCGCGCCACTTCCTGCGACTGTGCGCCCACCTCGACTGCACGCCAGACATCTGGGCGCTGCACAACTGGAGCGCATGGCTCACCCCTTTCTTCCGCAGCGCCACTCGCCGCTTCGACACGGCCTTCTTCCTGTGCTGCCTGCGCGAGCCCCCGCCTGTCTACCCCGACTGGGCGGAGGTGGTGGGCTACCAG TGGTCATCTCCATCGGAGACAACTGAAAGTTTCTTATCAAAAGAAATTTGGTTGGCACCCCCACAGTTCTACGAAGTGAGAAGACTTGCAAACTTTGCCTCTTTCTCTGACTTGCACAAATTTTGTTTGGGTCGTGCATTAGAAGGACTGGAAAGGTGGTTGCCTATCATCTTGTTAACTGCTGATGGGATGGTCCATCTTTTACCAG GTGATGAGCTATATTTAGAAGATTCAGACTTTTTGGAAAATCTTATGTCTACTGAAAAAAAGACTGAGGAAATCATGAAGGAAGGCAAGCAATTTCACCGGATAGTGATACACAATCGCCACCTTTATGATATCCATGTGACTGTTCAGTCAAAGCATAAGCACGTTTATCCTAAGAACTCTGTAGTAAGTAAGAGCCATTTGTAG